A window of the Sandaracinaceae bacterium genome harbors these coding sequences:
- a CDS encoding bifunctional riboflavin kinase/FAD synthetase, producing the protein MNPSDLSPSVVTPGNHDGVHLGHRALISTARDLAARSGLSTMGMCFDPHPTSVLAPDRAPVLLTPMARRVELMRGAGCDDVAVLAFDRDFAQTSPESFVRRVLVERCRARAVVVGPDFHFGSKRTGNVETLRALGREHGFSVTVVRPVLFEGDPVSSTRVRRVLAEEGDVVAAARMMTRVHDVEGEVVLGDQRGRTIGFPTANLRLGEVQLPADGVYAVAVSVTGGDGQRLLGVANLGQRPTFGAGRSVEVHLFDFDGDLYGKTLRVGFVARVRPEQKFAGVDALVAQIQQDCERAREALAATDEELLRWI; encoded by the coding sequence ATGAACCCCTCGGACCTCTCCCCCTCCGTCGTGACGCCAGGCAACCACGATGGTGTGCACCTGGGTCACCGCGCGCTCATCTCGACCGCGAGGGACCTGGCCGCTCGCTCGGGGCTAAGCACCATGGGCATGTGCTTCGACCCGCACCCCACCAGCGTGCTGGCGCCCGACCGCGCCCCCGTGCTGCTCACGCCCATGGCGCGCCGCGTGGAGTTGATGCGCGGTGCGGGCTGCGACGACGTGGCCGTGCTGGCGTTCGACCGTGACTTTGCGCAGACCTCTCCCGAGAGCTTCGTGCGGCGGGTGCTGGTGGAGCGCTGCCGCGCGCGCGCCGTGGTGGTGGGGCCCGACTTCCACTTCGGCAGCAAGCGCACCGGGAACGTGGAGACCCTGCGGGCGCTCGGGCGTGAGCACGGCTTCTCCGTGACGGTGGTGCGCCCCGTGCTGTTCGAGGGCGATCCGGTGTCGTCCACGCGGGTTCGCCGCGTGCTGGCCGAAGAGGGCGATGTGGTGGCTGCGGCCCGCATGATGACGCGCGTCCACGACGTGGAGGGTGAGGTCGTCCTCGGCGACCAGCGCGGCCGGACCATAGGGTTCCCCACCGCCAACCTGCGCCTCGGGGAGGTCCAGCTGCCGGCCGACGGCGTCTATGCGGTGGCCGTGTCGGTGACGGGTGGGGACGGCCAGCGCCTCCTCGGGGTCGCCAACCTGGGGCAGCGGCCCACCTTCGGGGCCGGGCGCTCCGTGGAGGTGCACCTCTTCGATTTCGATGGCGACCTCTATGGCAAGACGCTGCGTGTAGGCTTCGTGGCGCGCGTGCGGCCCGAGCAGAAGTTCGCCGGAGTGGACGCGCTGGTGGCGCAAATTCAACAAGACTGCGAGCGCGCGCGCGAAGCCCTCGCGGCCACGGACGAGGAGCTGCTGCGGTGGATTTGA
- a CDS encoding TonB-dependent receptor, which produces MTRLIHHTTSPRPAPRRGGLRAALLLGLLSTMLLAAPARADVRTEARRHFRAGMALVQEGQIDAGVAELQVAYDILPHPNVLYNIGRAYAEAGRYEEALEYFEQYVESDPPDREEVRQFIVAIEARIAEAAGTTAVATGTGEPSETDPEPGPTVATASEEDIVALEDTATQIETLGITANDPSLIARAERLRAMAQELREGGAGSSETGTTGTGTTETGTTETGTTETGTTETGTGEAGDIAIAAGGQDLYDESVVSSTGAAQNPLDAPNAITIITAQDIRLTGITHIGELFRRVAGADVMNTNGADVQVGIRGFNQQLSPRVLVLINNRQAYVDALGANLFAYFPIGVEDIERIEIIRGPASALYGANGFSGIINIITVAPGDRAETGVTIGGGMGSSLRAGAWSSGRAGRISYRLSAGYDQFDRWERTVTDATVGISEPFLNGEQIIRNKRAFGALSYRLSDEAALNFEAGVSDGRFGFQAFGSFVDWQATATSTHTTASLDTSWGSVRVWWNRIGVSSGVVGPDPLLGEFVSDTIDVDGRFAHTFELGSTTHNITLGVGYRWKRIDWTFVNQTPTEDHFRVVFQDAMRLADPLQLVVGFRVDRHPVLENVQFSPRIALVVTPAEGHALRASFSTAFRTQTLLETYMALDFPTPAPGVTARNYGSETARLELGQDPLTPESIQSVEIGYRNAASDRFDFDISLYYNRVENIISIGELLPTTLGQFGSGVLGYTDGPAAFPIGTTIFSNEPGLFHVLGGEVNGRFYPVDGLDIYANYAYNQTWALDNPRRPDEERTSAHKVNAGVQYRSAFGLDLSLDVHYASGQKWLEETFDENSNLVSVNLSQPAYYLVNARIGYRLLDDALELGVTGFNITNNRHRQHPRGQQLEARVVASATYRF; this is translated from the coding sequence GTGACACGACTCATCCACCACACGACCTCTCCTCGACCTGCCCCTCGCCGCGGCGGTCTGCGTGCAGCGCTGCTGCTGGGGTTGCTGAGCACCATGCTGCTCGCGGCGCCCGCGCGGGCCGACGTGCGCACCGAGGCTCGCCGCCACTTCCGCGCAGGCATGGCGCTCGTTCAAGAGGGCCAAATCGACGCTGGCGTGGCCGAGCTGCAGGTCGCCTACGACATCCTTCCCCACCCGAACGTGCTCTACAACATCGGGCGCGCCTACGCGGAGGCAGGCCGCTACGAAGAGGCGCTCGAGTACTTCGAGCAGTACGTGGAGTCGGACCCACCGGACCGCGAGGAGGTGCGTCAGTTCATCGTCGCGATCGAGGCGCGCATCGCCGAAGCGGCAGGGACCACTGCGGTAGCCACCGGCACCGGTGAGCCCTCCGAGACCGACCCCGAGCCCGGGCCCACCGTCGCGACCGCCAGCGAAGAGGACATCGTGGCCCTCGAGGACACGGCCACGCAGATCGAGACGCTGGGTATTACGGCCAACGATCCGTCGCTCATCGCACGCGCGGAGCGCTTGCGAGCCATGGCTCAGGAGCTGCGTGAGGGCGGCGCGGGCAGCAGCGAGACGGGGACCACGGGGACGGGGACCACGGAGACCGGGACCACGGAGACGGGGACCACGGAGACCGGCACCACGGAGACGGGCACCGGCGAGGCAGGCGACATCGCCATCGCTGCCGGCGGCCAGGACCTCTACGACGAGAGCGTCGTGTCGTCGACGGGTGCTGCGCAGAACCCCCTCGACGCACCCAACGCCATCACCATCATCACGGCGCAGGACATTCGCCTCACGGGTATCACCCACATCGGTGAGCTCTTCCGCCGCGTGGCGGGCGCCGATGTCATGAACACCAACGGCGCTGACGTCCAGGTGGGCATCCGCGGCTTCAACCAGCAGCTCAGCCCGCGCGTCTTGGTGCTCATCAACAACCGTCAAGCGTACGTGGACGCCCTCGGAGCCAACCTCTTCGCGTACTTCCCCATCGGGGTGGAGGACATCGAGCGCATTGAGATCATCCGCGGTCCGGCGTCTGCTCTCTACGGCGCCAACGGCTTCAGCGGCATCATCAACATCATCACCGTGGCGCCAGGCGACCGCGCCGAGACGGGCGTGACCATTGGTGGCGGCATGGGGTCCTCACTCCGCGCAGGGGCCTGGTCCAGCGGCCGCGCAGGGCGCATCTCCTACCGCTTGTCGGCCGGTTACGATCAGTTCGACCGCTGGGAGCGCACCGTCACCGACGCCACCGTCGGCATCTCCGAGCCTTTCCTCAACGGTGAGCAGATCATCCGCAACAAGCGCGCGTTCGGCGCCCTCAGCTACCGCCTCTCGGACGAGGCGGCCCTGAACTTCGAGGCCGGCGTCTCAGACGGGCGCTTCGGCTTCCAGGCGTTCGGTTCGTTCGTGGACTGGCAGGCCACCGCCACCAGCACGCACACCACCGCGTCACTCGACACGTCCTGGGGCTCCGTGCGCGTGTGGTGGAACCGCATCGGTGTCTCCAGCGGCGTCGTTGGTCCCGACCCACTCCTGGGTGAGTTCGTCAGCGACACCATCGACGTGGACGGCCGCTTCGCCCACACGTTCGAGCTCGGCTCCACCACGCACAACATCACGCTGGGCGTGGGCTATCGCTGGAAGCGCATCGACTGGACGTTCGTCAACCAGACGCCCACCGAGGACCACTTCCGCGTGGTGTTCCAGGACGCGATGCGGCTGGCCGACCCGCTGCAGTTGGTCGTGGGCTTCCGCGTGGACCGGCACCCCGTCCTCGAGAACGTGCAGTTCTCGCCGCGTATCGCGTTGGTGGTCACACCCGCCGAAGGCCACGCTCTGCGCGCTTCGTTCTCCACCGCCTTCCGCACGCAGACGCTGCTCGAGACCTACATGGCGCTCGACTTCCCGACCCCCGCGCCGGGCGTTACGGCGCGCAACTACGGGTCCGAGACGGCCCGCCTCGAGCTGGGTCAGGACCCGCTCACCCCCGAGTCCATTCAGTCGGTCGAGATCGGCTACCGAAACGCCGCGTCCGACCGCTTCGACTTCGACATCTCGCTCTACTACAACCGCGTCGAGAACATCATCTCCATCGGAGAGCTGCTGCCCACCACGCTCGGGCAGTTCGGCAGCGGTGTGCTCGGCTACACGGACGGACCGGCGGCGTTCCCCATCGGCACCACCATCTTCAGCAACGAGCCAGGTCTCTTCCACGTGCTCGGTGGTGAGGTCAACGGCCGCTTCTATCCCGTGGACGGTCTCGATATCTACGCGAACTACGCCTACAACCAGACGTGGGCGCTGGACAATCCGCGTCGCCCCGACGAAGAGCGCACCAGCGCTCACAAGGTCAACGCCGGCGTGCAGTACCGTTCGGCGTTCGGTCTCGACCTCTCCCTGGACGTGCACTACGCCAGCGGCCAGAAGTGGCTCGAGGAGACGTTCGACGAGAACTCCAACCTGGTCAGCGTCAACTTGAGTCAACCGGCCTACTACCTGGTCAACGCCCGTATCGGCTATCGACTCCTGGACGACGCCCTCGAGCTGGGTGTTACCGGCTTCAACATCACCAACAACCGTCACCGCCAGCATCCCCGTGGGCAGCAGCTCGAAGCTCGCGTCGTCGCCTCTGCGACCTATCGCTTCTAG